One Denticeps clupeoides chromosome 3, fDenClu1.1, whole genome shotgun sequence DNA window includes the following coding sequences:
- the cwc25 gene encoding LOW QUALITY PROTEIN: pre-mRNA-splicing factor CWC25 homolog (The sequence of the model RefSeq protein was modified relative to this genomic sequence to represent the inferred CDS: deleted 2 bases in 1 codon) has translation MGGGDLNLKKSWHPQTLKNIERVWKVEQKHEAERKKIEELQKELRAERAREEITRYAQETGALKKKDDRLDWMYQGPSGQVSRDEYLLGRPVDKQITQQYEEPESGPSSDTGLLPGSIFNPNVAASSLDMAAKIREDPLFEIRKREEEKKRGVLTNPVKMKKIKEMLRHNLEKEKKKKKQKERKKEKHRHKDKHRRRNSEEDEPRERSRSNGVGPLKSRSPFKSGYGLQLPVCRTQNHSRDRSRSPLSHRSQRNEPEKRSQHRPATSPKPPERYHRPHNTNRTKGLSAEDLEKKRRQMIDFAREREGERESNVKKYKQQDEEDKALESKHGRHASFIHEMKLESAATSSLEDRVKRNIHSIQRTAVSLEKNFMKR, from the exons ATGGGGGGCGGCGATCTC AACTTGAAGAAGAGTTGGCATCCTCAGACCCTGAAGAACATCGAGCGCGTCTGGAAGGTAGAACAGAAGCACGAGGCTGAGCGGAAGAAGATCGAGGAGCTGCAGAAAGAGCTGCGAGCCGAGCGCGCCCGAGAGGAGATCACCCGATATGCCCAGGAGACCGGCGCCCTGAA GAAGAAGGATGACCGCCTCGACTGGATGTACCAGGGGCCGAGTGGACAGGTGTCCCGTGACGAGTACCTGCTCGGCCGTCCTGTCGACAAGCAGATCACGCAGCAGTACGAGGAGCCAGAGAGCGGCCCGTCCTCCGACACCGGCCTTCTTCCTGGCTCCATCTTCAACCCCAACGTGGCAGCTTCATCACTTGACATGGCTGCCAAAATCAGAGAGGACCCTTTGTTCGAAATAAG aaagcgggaagaagagaaaaagagaggggtTCTCACAAACCccgtgaaaatgaagaaaatcaaAGAAATG CTTCGTCACAATCtggaaaaggagaagaagaagaaaaag caaaaggagagaaagaaagaaaaacacagacacaaggaCAAGCATCGGCGGAGAAACTCTGAGGAGGATGAACCCAGAGAAAG GTCTCGTTCGAACGGAGTTGGCCCTCTGAAGTCTCGGAGTCCTTTTAAATCTGGGTATGGGTTGCAG TTGCCGGTGTGCCGAACACAGAATCACTCACGGGACCGGAGTCGCTCTCCGCTCTCTCACAGATCACAGAGGAACGAGCCAGAGAAAAGATCTCAGCACAGACCTGCCACGTCCCCCAAACCTCCAGAGCGCTACCACAGACCCCACAATACCAACCGTACCAA GGGTCTCTCTGCTGAGGActtggagaaaaagagaaggcAGATGATTGACTTTGCTCGGGAAAGGGAAGGAGAACGCGAGAGCAATGTGAAGAAATACAAACAGCAAGATGAGGAGGACAAGGCACTGGAGAGCAAACATGGCCGACATGCTAGCTTCATTCA TGAGATGAAGCTAGAGAGTGCCGCCACGTCCTCTTTAGAGGATCGAGTTAAGAGGAACATCCACTCCATTCAGAGGACTGCTGTATCCCTGGAAAAGAACTTCATGAAAAGATGA
- the psmb3 gene encoding proteasome subunit beta type-3 → MSIMSYNGGAVMAMRGKNCVAIAADRRFGVQAQMVTTDFQKIFPMGDRLHIGLAGLATDVQTVSQRLKFRLNLYELKEGRQIKPKTFMSMVSNLLYERRFGPYYIEPVIAGLDPKTFEPFICSLDLIGCPMVTEDFVVSGTCSEQMYGMCESLWVPDMEPEDLFETVSQAMLNAVDRDAVSGMGVIVHVIEKDKITTRTLKARMD, encoded by the exons atG TCTATAATGTCCTATAACGGTGGTGCCGTCATGGCGATGCGGGGGAAGAACTGTGTTGCCATCGCTGCCGACCGCCGCTTCGGAGTCCAGGCTCAGATGGTTACCACCGACTTTCAGAAGATCTTCCCGATGGGAGACAGGCTCCACATTGGCTTGGCCGGGCTCGCCACTGACGTCCAGACAGT ATCTCAGAGACTTAAGTTTCGACTTAACCTGTACGAGCTGAAGGAGGGTCGTCAGATCAAGCCTAAAACGTTCATGAGCATGGTGTCGAACTTGCTGTATGAAAGGAG GTTTGGTCCATACTACATTGAGCCAGTTATTGCTGGACTCGACCCCAAGACCTTTGAGCCTTTCATCTGCTCCCTTGACCTGATTGGATGCCCCATGGTGACGGAGGACTTTGTTGTGAGTGGCACGTGCTCAGAGCAGATGTATGGCATGTGTGAATCACTGTGGGTGCCAGACATG gAACCAGAGGACCTGTTTGAGACCGTTTCACAGGCCATGTTGAATGCTGTTGACAGGGATGCTGTTTCAGGAATGGGTGTCATTGTACATGTAAT TGAGAAAGACAAGATCACCACGCGCACTCTAAAGGCCAGAATGGATTAG
- the LOC114786081 gene encoding phosphatidylinositol 5-phosphate 4-kinase type-2 beta isoform X1, giving the protein MSSNCTSTAPVSASKTKTKKKHFIGQKVKLFRASEPILSVLMWGVNHTINELSNVPVPVMLMPDDFKAYSKIKVDNHLFNKENLPSRFKFKEYCPMVFRNLRERFGIDDQDYQNSLTRSAPLNSDSQGRFGNRFLCTYDRRFVIKTVSSEDIAEMHNILKKYHQFIVECHGNTLLPQFLGMYRLTVDGVETYMVVTRNVFSHRLTVHRKYDLKGSTVSREASDKEKAKDLPTFKDNDFLNEGHKLQIGDDNKKFFLEKLKRDVEFLATLKIMDYSLLVGIHDVERAEQEEMDVEGGGEEEEYENDGLGCGGALTGSFGTPPDSPGNPLNFTGFFGPGEFDPSVDVYAIKSHNSALKKEVYFMAIIDILTHYDAKKKAAHAAKTVKHGAGAEISTVNPEQYSKRFFEFMSNILS; this is encoded by the exons ATGTCATCCAACTGCACCAGCACAGCGCCGGTGAGCGCCAGCAAAACCAAGACGAAAAAGAAACACTTTATCGGACAGAAAGTAAAGTTGTTCCGCGCCAGCGAGCCCATCCTCAGCGTGTTAATGTGGGGTGTCAACCATACG ATCAACGAGTTGAGCAATGTGCCTGTCCCAGTTATGCTGATGCCTGATGATTTTAAAGCCTACAGTAAGATCAAAGTGGACAACCACCTATTTAACAA AGAGAACCTGCCTAGCCGTTTCAAGTTTAAGGAGTATTGTCCCATGGTGTTCCGTAATCTGAGGGAGCGCTTTGGAATTGATGACCAAGACTATCAG AACTCTTTGACGAGGAGCGCTCCACTGAACAGTGACTCACAGGGGCGTTTTGGCAACCGTTTCCTGTGCACTTATGACCGCCGCTTTGTCATAAAGACCGTGTCCAGTGAGGACATTGCTGAAATGCACAACATACTTAAGAAATACCACCAG TTTATTGTGGAGTGCCACGGGAACACACTCCTGCCCCAGTTTCTTGGTATGTATCGGCTAACCGTGGACGGCGTGGAAACGTATATGGTGGTGACCCGCAATGTTTTCAGCCACAGGCTCACTGTACATCGCAAATATGACCTGAAG GGTTCCACAGTATCTAGGGAAGCAAGTGACAAAGAGAAA GCAAAGGACCTCCCTACCTTCAAAGACAATGATTTTCTTAATGAAGGCCACAAGCTACAGATTGGTGACGACAACAAAAAGTTTTTCTTAGAAAAACTAAAACGTGATGTAGAG TTCCTAGCCACTCTGAAGATCATGGACTACAGTCTTCTGGTGGGCATTCATGACGTGGAGCGGGCAGAGCAGGAGGAGATGGATGTTGAGGGGGGTGGCGAGGAAGAGGAATATGAGAATGATGGACTGGGTTGTGGTGGGGCCCTGACGGGGTCTTTTGGTACCCCACCAGACAGCCCTGGCAACCCACTCAATTTCACAGGCTTCTTCGGCCCTGGAGAGTTTGACCCTTCAGTGGACGTCTATGCCATCAAAAGCCACAACA GTGCTCTAAAGAAAGAGGTCTACTTCATGGCCATAATTGACATCCTCACACACTATGATGCTAAGAAAAAAGCTGCACATGCTGCCAAAACTGTGAAACATGGG GCTGGCGCTGAAATTTCAACAGTGAACCCAGAGCAGTACTCCAAACGATTCTTTGAGTTTATGTCAAACATCCTCTCTTAG
- the LOC114786081 gene encoding phosphatidylinositol 5-phosphate 4-kinase type-2 beta isoform X2, producing the protein MSSNCTSTAPINELSNVPVPVMLMPDDFKAYSKIKVDNHLFNKENLPSRFKFKEYCPMVFRNLRERFGIDDQDYQNSLTRSAPLNSDSQGRFGNRFLCTYDRRFVIKTVSSEDIAEMHNILKKYHQFIVECHGNTLLPQFLGMYRLTVDGVETYMVVTRNVFSHRLTVHRKYDLKGSTVSREASDKEKAKDLPTFKDNDFLNEGHKLQIGDDNKKFFLEKLKRDVEFLATLKIMDYSLLVGIHDVERAEQEEMDVEGGGEEEEYENDGLGCGGALTGSFGTPPDSPGNPLNFTGFFGPGEFDPSVDVYAIKSHNSALKKEVYFMAIIDILTHYDAKKKAAHAAKTVKHGAGAEISTVNPEQYSKRFFEFMSNILS; encoded by the exons ATGTCATCCAACTGCACCAGCACAGCGCCG ATCAACGAGTTGAGCAATGTGCCTGTCCCAGTTATGCTGATGCCTGATGATTTTAAAGCCTACAGTAAGATCAAAGTGGACAACCACCTATTTAACAA AGAGAACCTGCCTAGCCGTTTCAAGTTTAAGGAGTATTGTCCCATGGTGTTCCGTAATCTGAGGGAGCGCTTTGGAATTGATGACCAAGACTATCAG AACTCTTTGACGAGGAGCGCTCCACTGAACAGTGACTCACAGGGGCGTTTTGGCAACCGTTTCCTGTGCACTTATGACCGCCGCTTTGTCATAAAGACCGTGTCCAGTGAGGACATTGCTGAAATGCACAACATACTTAAGAAATACCACCAG TTTATTGTGGAGTGCCACGGGAACACACTCCTGCCCCAGTTTCTTGGTATGTATCGGCTAACCGTGGACGGCGTGGAAACGTATATGGTGGTGACCCGCAATGTTTTCAGCCACAGGCTCACTGTACATCGCAAATATGACCTGAAG GGTTCCACAGTATCTAGGGAAGCAAGTGACAAAGAGAAA GCAAAGGACCTCCCTACCTTCAAAGACAATGATTTTCTTAATGAAGGCCACAAGCTACAGATTGGTGACGACAACAAAAAGTTTTTCTTAGAAAAACTAAAACGTGATGTAGAG TTCCTAGCCACTCTGAAGATCATGGACTACAGTCTTCTGGTGGGCATTCATGACGTGGAGCGGGCAGAGCAGGAGGAGATGGATGTTGAGGGGGGTGGCGAGGAAGAGGAATATGAGAATGATGGACTGGGTTGTGGTGGGGCCCTGACGGGGTCTTTTGGTACCCCACCAGACAGCCCTGGCAACCCACTCAATTTCACAGGCTTCTTCGGCCCTGGAGAGTTTGACCCTTCAGTGGACGTCTATGCCATCAAAAGCCACAACA GTGCTCTAAAGAAAGAGGTCTACTTCATGGCCATAATTGACATCCTCACACACTATGATGCTAAGAAAAAAGCTGCACATGCTGCCAAAACTGTGAAACATGGG GCTGGCGCTGAAATTTCAACAGTGAACCCAGAGCAGTACTCCAAACGATTCTTTGAGTTTATGTCAAACATCCTCTCTTAG